In Aggregatibacter sp. 2125159857, one DNA window encodes the following:
- the pssA gene encoding CDP-diacylglycerol--serine O-phosphatidyltransferase, translated as MFRDKIKRAQKRLESLPCLALQAEQVEFIYSPMAFKNEIIQLIRQAKTRIFVTALYWQNDEAGQEILDEIYRAKQDKPELEVKILIDWHRAQRNLLGAEKSATNADWYCEQRQKYQLADDPNLFFGVPINTREVFGVLHIKGFVFDDTVLYSGASINNVYLQQNEKYRYDRYQKITHPQLADSMVAFIRDFLLNSDVVLPLDSINRPKTKEIRQNIRYFRKNLALNGQYTFESAVDFGNELTVTPLFGLGGAGNVLNRTIEDLFQLVDEKLTICTPYFNFPRTLQQKIRQLLRKGKKIEIIVGDKVANDFYIPPEQPFKMVGALPYLYENNLRRFSKKFQREMEQGQLIIRTWKDGTNTYHLKGVWIDDNYILLTGNNLNPRAWRLDAENGLFIHDPKQQLLPQVIQELAYIRQHTTLLQHYTELEEMAQYPAPVQKLLKKFARIKADKLVKMIL; from the coding sequence ATGTTTAGAGATAAGATAAAACGGGCTCAAAAGCGTCTTGAAAGCCTGCCATGTTTAGCTTTACAGGCGGAACAAGTTGAATTTATTTACAGCCCAATGGCATTTAAAAATGAAATTATTCAACTGATCAGACAGGCGAAAACGCGTATTTTTGTGACCGCACTTTACTGGCAAAATGACGAAGCCGGGCAAGAAATTCTCGATGAAATTTACCGTGCGAAACAAGATAAGCCTGAACTTGAAGTGAAAATTTTAATTGATTGGCATCGTGCGCAACGCAATTTATTAGGCGCGGAAAAGAGTGCAACGAATGCCGATTGGTATTGCGAACAACGTCAAAAATATCAACTTGCCGATGACCCGAATCTATTTTTCGGTGTGCCGATCAATACGCGCGAAGTGTTCGGTGTGTTGCATATTAAAGGCTTTGTTTTTGATGACACCGTGCTTTACAGCGGCGCCAGTATCAATAACGTGTATTTGCAACAAAATGAAAAATACCGTTATGACCGTTATCAAAAAATCACCCATCCGCAGTTGGCTGACAGCATGGTGGCTTTTATTCGTGACTTTTTGTTGAATAGCGATGTGGTGTTGCCGTTGGATAGCATTAACCGTCCGAAAACCAAAGAAATTCGACAAAATATCCGCTATTTCAGAAAAAATCTTGCGCTTAATGGGCAATATACTTTTGAAAGTGCGGTTGATTTTGGCAACGAATTAACGGTAACGCCGTTATTTGGTCTCGGTGGGGCAGGCAATGTATTAAATCGGACGATCGAAGATTTATTCCAGCTGGTCGATGAAAAGCTCACTATTTGTACGCCGTATTTTAATTTCCCGCGGACATTGCAACAAAAAATCCGCCAGTTGCTACGTAAAGGCAAAAAAATTGAAATTATCGTGGGCGATAAAGTGGCGAATGATTTCTACATTCCACCGGAACAGCCGTTCAAAATGGTGGGGGCGTTGCCTTATTTGTATGAAAACAATTTACGCCGTTTTAGCAAAAAATTTCAACGTGAAATGGAACAAGGTCAGCTGATCATTCGGACCTGGAAAGATGGTACGAACACCTACCATCTAAAAGGCGTTTGGATTGACGATAATTATATTTTGTTGACCGGTAATAATCTGAATCCGCGTGCGTGGCGCTTGGATGCGGAGAATGGCTTATTTATCCATGATCCGAAACAACAACTTTTACCTCAAGTCATTCAGGAGTTAGCCTATATTCGCCAACATACCACGTTGCTTCAACATTACACGGAGTTGGAAGAAATGGCTCAATATCCGGCGCCGGTGCAAAAATTATTGAAAAAATTTGCCCGCATTAAAGCGGATAAGTTAGTGAAGATGATTTTGTAA
- a CDS encoding tRNA/rRNA methyltransferase — protein sequence MNQNSNKPTFKSNNRTFSERTVGDDRQKRDKNRPHFSSKSDSHQEFRRERDNDRNTKPKFKHAESQEKTLHIAESTMKKAGGAEGNVKVTVKSSRFDDKPREKKTGPLSPRAPEKIKKNRAEEMKVYGENACLALFQQRPGSMVRLWATVQMAHKIGDICSYLATNKKVYHIVDNDEMIKVSGTEHHGGICMLVKKAHPFTLQGYLDVPHQEDCLVLLDNVNNAQNIGGILRTCAFFGVKNMVVENAESLNSAVTLRVAEGGAEYVRVLETNDTRNALSQLRQAGYQILHVSSDENATALDKVRLKNKTVFVLSEGSTEALSEKSDEQVRLAFASPLKNGLNVSVNAGILLAKWYFR from the coding sequence ATGAACCAAAATTCAAACAAACCGACTTTCAAATCAAACAACCGTACTTTTTCCGAACGCACTGTCGGTGACGACCGTCAAAAACGCGATAAAAATCGACCGCACTTTTCCTCAAAAAGCGATTCTCACCAAGAATTTCGCAGAGAGCGAGATAACGACAGAAATACTAAGCCAAAATTTAAACACGCTGAAAGCCAAGAAAAAACCTTACATATTGCCGAAAGCACCATGAAAAAAGCAGGTGGTGCGGAAGGCAACGTGAAAGTCACCGTCAAAAGCAGTCGTTTCGATGATAAGCCGAGAGAGAAAAAGACCGGCCCATTGTCACCACGCGCACCGGAAAAAATCAAAAAGAATCGCGCAGAAGAAATGAAAGTGTATGGTGAAAATGCGTGTTTAGCCTTATTCCAACAACGCCCGGGGAGCATGGTGCGCTTGTGGGCAACCGTACAAATGGCGCATAAAATTGGGGATATTTGCAGTTATTTAGCGACCAATAAAAAGGTGTATCACATTGTGGACAACGACGAGATGATCAAAGTCAGCGGCACAGAACACCACGGTGGCATTTGTATGTTGGTAAAAAAAGCGCATCCGTTTACGTTGCAAGGCTATCTCGATGTGCCTCATCAAGAAGATTGCTTGGTATTGTTAGATAATGTGAACAACGCACAAAACATTGGTGGTATTTTACGTACTTGTGCCTTTTTCGGGGTGAAAAATATGGTGGTAGAAAACGCTGAAAGCCTTAATTCTGCCGTGACGTTACGTGTCGCAGAAGGCGGCGCAGAATACGTGCGAGTGTTGGAGACCAATGACACCCGCAATGCGCTTTCTCAATTACGCCAAGCCGGTTATCAAATCCTTCACGTGAGCAGCGATGAAAACGCCACAGCATTGGATAAAGTGCGGTTAAAAAATAAAACGGTTTTTGTACTGAGCGAAGGTTCGACAGAGGCTTTATCAGAGAAAAGCGATGAACAGGTTCGTTTGGCGTTTGCCAGCCCACTGAAAAATGGCTTAAACGTATCGGTCAATGCCGGCATTTTGCTGGCGAAATGGTATTTTAGATAA
- a CDS encoding YfhL family 4Fe-4S dicluster ferredoxin — protein MALLITDKCTNCDMCLPECPNEAISIGDEIYVIDPELCTECVGHYDTPTCQKVCPISKCIITDPDHVESEEQLWERFVLIHHGDKL, from the coding sequence ATGGCTCTACTCATCACTGACAAATGCACGAACTGCGATATGTGCTTGCCGGAATGCCCGAATGAAGCAATTTCAATCGGCGATGAGATCTATGTCATCGATCCCGAACTCTGCACCGAATGTGTCGGTCACTACGACACGCCCACCTGTCAAAAAGTTTGCCCTATCAGCAAATGTATTATCACTGACCCGGATCATGTGGAAAGCGAAGAACAGCTGTGGGAACGTTTTGTGTTAATTCACCACGGGGACAAACTGTAA
- a CDS encoding ribonuclease T yields the protein MNEKRMLLLSFFVVAFLMFLLAGWYYFSQQKQAAEVVVDRNYDYVMKNDPIGQNKQAQTDYYTLVLSWSPAFCERQRQQYGDNLPTSLQYQCGLTQQFGWIVHGLWSQNKQARRVSDHPRFCQGDLPQLPQDLIERYLPEVPSAALLQGEWEKHGACMFNNAQDYFEKIKNLYRTLKLPNYELSRTELFKWMRKNNPQLKNVYLGAARNELFICYDLDWQIMDCPSSRTGY from the coding sequence ATGAACGAGAAACGTATGTTGCTACTGTCTTTTTTTGTGGTGGCATTTTTAATGTTTTTACTTGCCGGTTGGTATTATTTTTCCCAACAGAAACAAGCGGCGGAGGTGGTTGTTGATCGTAATTACGATTACGTCATGAAAAACGATCCTATCGGGCAAAATAAACAGGCACAAACCGATTATTACACCCTCGTGTTATCTTGGTCGCCGGCATTTTGTGAACGGCAACGTCAACAATACGGCGATAATTTGCCAACCTCTTTGCAATATCAATGCGGCTTAACCCAACAATTCGGTTGGATTGTGCATGGGTTGTGGTCACAAAACAAACAAGCCCGAAGAGTCTCCGATCACCCGCGTTTTTGTCAGGGCGATTTACCGCAATTACCGCAAGACCTGATTGAACGCTATTTGCCGGAAGTACCGAGCGCCGCCTTATTACAAGGCGAGTGGGAAAAACACGGCGCGTGTATGTTTAACAATGCGCAAGATTATTTTGAAAAAATCAAAAATTTATACCGCACTTTAAAGCTACCGAACTATGAATTAAGCCGTACCGAACTGTTTAAATGGATGCGAAAAAACAACCCGCAATTAAAGAATGTTTACTTGGGCGCCGCACGTAATGAACTCTTTATTTGTTACGATTTAGACTGGCAAATTATGGATTGCCCAAGTAGTCGAACCGGCTATTAA
- the pgk gene encoding phosphoglycerate kinase codes for MSVIKMTDLDLNGKRVFIRADLNVPVKDGKVTSDARIRATIPTLKLALEKGAKVMVTSHLGRPTEGEFKPEDSLQPVVDYLNEHLDVPVRLVRDYLDGVEVNAGEIVVLENVRVNKGEKKNDPELGKKYAALCDVFIMDAFGTAHRAQASTYGVAEFAPVACAGPLLAAELDALGKALKEPARPMVAIVGGSKVSTKLEVLNSLSKIADQIIVGGGIANTFIAAAGHNVGKSLYEADLIPVAKELAASTDIPVPVDVRVGTEFSETAPATEKSVTEVKDDESIFDIGDKSAEQLAEIIKNSKTVLWNGPVGVFEFPNFRKGTEIISHAIANSDAFSIAGGGDTLAAIDLFGIADKISYISTGGGAFLEFVEGKVLPAVEILEKRAKN; via the coding sequence ATGTCAGTAATTAAAATGACCGATTTAGATTTGAATGGTAAACGCGTATTTATCCGTGCCGACCTAAACGTACCGGTAAAAGACGGTAAAGTCACATCCGATGCGCGTATCCGTGCCACCATCCCAACCTTAAAATTAGCCTTAGAAAAAGGCGCAAAAGTGATGGTTACCTCTCACTTAGGTCGTCCGACCGAAGGTGAATTCAAACCTGAAGATTCCCTCCAACCTGTTGTTGATTATTTAAACGAACATCTTGATGTCCCGGTACGCTTAGTACGCGATTACCTTGATGGTGTTGAAGTGAACGCCGGTGAAATCGTGGTATTAGAAAACGTGCGCGTCAACAAAGGCGAAAAGAAAAATGATCCTGAATTAGGTAAAAAATACGCCGCACTTTGTGATGTGTTCATCATGGACGCCTTTGGTACAGCACACCGTGCACAAGCCTCTACTTACGGCGTTGCAGAATTTGCACCGGTTGCCTGTGCAGGCCCATTGCTTGCTGCAGAACTTGATGCGCTAGGTAAAGCATTAAAAGAACCTGCACGTCCAATGGTGGCTATCGTGGGTGGTTCTAAAGTATCCACTAAATTAGAAGTGTTAAACTCACTTTCCAAAATTGCCGACCAAATTATCGTGGGTGGCGGTATCGCCAACACCTTCATTGCCGCAGCCGGCCACAACGTAGGTAAATCCTTATACGAAGCCGATTTAATCCCGGTTGCTAAAGAATTAGCGGCAAGCACAGACATTCCTGTACCGGTTGATGTTCGCGTGGGCACCGAATTCTCTGAAACCGCACCTGCGACAGAAAAATCCGTGACCGAAGTGAAAGATGACGAATCTATTTTCGACATCGGCGATAAATCTGCGGAACAACTTGCCGAAATTATCAAAAATTCGAAAACCGTTTTATGGAACGGCCCAGTGGGCGTATTTGAATTCCCGAACTTCCGCAAAGGAACAGAAATCATTTCTCACGCCATTGCCAACAGCGATGCATTCTCCATTGCGGGCGGTGGTGATACGCTTGCTGCTATCGACCTGTTCGGTATCGCAGATAAAATTTCCTATATCTCAACCGGCGGCGGCGCTTTCTTAGAATTCGTTGAAGGTAAAGTGTTACCGGCAGTAGAAATCCTCGAAAAACGTGCGAAAAACTAA
- the fbaA gene encoding class II fructose-bisphosphate aldolase — protein sequence MAKLLDIVKPGVLTGEDVQKVFAYAKEHGFALPAVNCVGSDSVNAVLETAARVKAPVIIQFSNGGAAFYAGKGIKPTSGARPDVLGAIAGAKHVHTLAKEYGVPVILHTDHAAKKLLPWIDGLLEAGEKHFAETGRPLFSSHMLDLSEEPMEENMAICREYLARMDKMGMTLEIEIGITGGEEDGVDNSGADESRLYTQPSDVLYVYDQLNPVSPNFTVAAAFGNVHGVYKPGNVKLKPSILGASQEFVAKERNLPAKPINFVFHGGSGSSREEIREAISYGAIKMNIDTDTQWASWNGILNFYKANEAYLQGQLGNPEGPDAPNKKYYDPRVWLRKMEESMSKRLEQSFEDLNCVDVL from the coding sequence ATGGCTAAATTATTAGATATCGTCAAACCGGGCGTGCTTACCGGTGAAGATGTTCAAAAAGTATTCGCATACGCAAAAGAACACGGCTTCGCACTTCCTGCCGTAAACTGCGTCGGCTCCGACTCCGTGAATGCTGTATTAGAAACGGCTGCCCGCGTGAAAGCGCCGGTCATTATTCAATTCTCTAATGGCGGTGCCGCATTCTACGCAGGCAAAGGCATCAAACCGACCAGCGGTGCACGTCCAGACGTATTAGGTGCCATTGCAGGTGCAAAACACGTTCATACTTTAGCCAAAGAATACGGCGTACCGGTGATTTTACACACCGACCATGCGGCGAAAAAATTACTTCCATGGATCGATGGTTTACTTGAAGCTGGTGAAAAACACTTTGCTGAAACCGGTCGTCCATTATTCTCTTCCCACATGCTTGACCTTTCCGAAGAGCCAATGGAAGAAAACATGGCAATCTGCCGTGAATACCTTGCTCGTATGGACAAAATGGGGATGACCCTTGAAATCGAAATCGGTATTACCGGTGGCGAAGAAGATGGTGTGGACAACTCCGGCGCAGATGAATCTCGTCTTTACACCCAACCATCTGATGTGCTTTATGTTTACGACCAATTAAATCCGGTCAGCCCGAACTTTACCGTTGCAGCCGCATTCGGTAACGTACACGGCGTGTACAAACCGGGTAACGTAAAATTAAAACCATCTATCTTAGGTGCAAGCCAAGAGTTCGTCGCGAAAGAACGCAACCTTCCGGCAAAACCAATCAATTTCGTGTTCCATGGTGGTTCCGGTTCTTCCCGTGAAGAAATTCGTGAAGCGATTAGCTACGGCGCAATTAAAATGAATATTGACACCGACACCCAATGGGCGTCTTGGAACGGTATTCTCAACTTCTACAAAGCGAACGAAGCATATTTGCAAGGTCAGTTAGGCAACCCGGAAGGTCCTGATGCACCAAACAAAAAATACTACGACCCACGCGTTTGGTTACGCAAAATGGAAGAATCTATGTCTAAACGTTTAGAACAATCTTTCGAAGACTTAAACTGCGTTGACGTTTTATAA
- a CDS encoding O-antigen ligase: MFDLKHDKLALFINVCVGFFFLSALTFQGGYNVAPMALMLLGLGYSVYCLFKKMPFALTKETKWLIWTLLFYFSVFVLSWLIHDGKIRELDNPSRAILLIPAFLLLLKTPPKLSTFLWSVPLGSVLAGFMAIYDKFILQSEAAFSSRIMYIQGGDIAMSLGLFSMAIALYFWQKTQPKQSALCILAALFGILGSILSTARGGWPALPILLIALLWMYRRNLSKTFFITLIGLFAIAIIGIAQMPNNRMSERFAAAQDDIQQYLEQDNGSTSVGARFDMWKSVFIMVQEKPILGWGTQGAPQKRHQLAEQGIISQYAGQFTHAHNQYLDDLSKRGIVGLVAFLAIFVIPLRRFMPGLKSDSAETKLIATLGTLHVLAVMIYCLSQSFFAHNSGNLFYFFLTIVWYALFTTQQGNIKKMS, translated from the coding sequence ATGTTTGATTTAAAACATGATAAGCTCGCCCTATTTATCAACGTCTGTGTCGGTTTTTTCTTTTTATCCGCCTTAACGTTCCAAGGCGGCTACAATGTTGCACCGATGGCGCTGATGCTATTAGGGCTTGGCTATAGCGTTTATTGCTTATTCAAAAAAATGCCTTTTGCTCTCACGAAAGAGACAAAATGGCTGATTTGGACGTTACTCTTTTATTTTTCTGTTTTTGTGCTTTCTTGGTTAATTCATGATGGAAAAATACGCGAATTAGATAATCCAAGCCGGGCAATATTGCTGATTCCTGCTTTTCTTCTTTTGCTTAAGACACCACCTAAACTTTCGACCTTTTTATGGAGCGTTCCTTTAGGCAGTGTATTGGCAGGTTTCATGGCAATCTATGATAAGTTTATATTACAAAGTGAAGCCGCGTTTAGTTCACGAATCATGTATATTCAAGGCGGTGACATTGCCATGTCATTGGGGTTATTTAGCATGGCTATTGCGCTGTATTTTTGGCAAAAAACACAACCAAAACAGTCCGCGCTTTGCATTCTAGCCGCCTTATTTGGCATTTTGGGCAGTATTCTTTCTACCGCGCGTGGCGGTTGGCCGGCATTGCCCATTCTCTTGATTGCATTACTTTGGATGTATCGCCGTAATTTATCAAAAACATTTTTTATTACCTTGATTGGTTTGTTTGCTATAGCCATCATTGGTATTGCGCAAATGCCAAATAATCGTATGAGTGAGCGTTTTGCGGCAGCGCAAGATGATATTCAACAATATTTAGAACAGGATAACGGTTCTACCTCTGTCGGCGCACGTTTTGATATGTGGAAATCCGTCTTCATCATGGTACAAGAAAAGCCGATATTGGGCTGGGGAACACAAGGCGCGCCCCAAAAACGCCACCAGTTAGCCGAACAAGGCATCATCAGCCAATACGCCGGGCAATTTACGCATGCACACAATCAATATTTAGATGATCTTTCTAAGCGTGGCATCGTTGGATTAGTCGCCTTTTTAGCAATCTTTGTTATACCGCTACGCCGTTTTATGCCGGGCTTAAAAAGCGACTCCGCAGAAACAAAATTAATTGCCACATTAGGCACCCTTCATGTGCTCGCCGTGATGATTTACTGCCTAAGCCAAAGCTTCTTCGCCCATAATTCAGGGAATTTATTTTACTTTTTCCTCACGATTGTATGGTATGCCTTGTTCACCACGCAGCAAGGTAATATCAAGAAGATGTCATAA
- a CDS encoding SIR2 family protein has product MKAKELLLAGGQLSRKTRTVKDLTRFISTRENKDTSNYSLFLGAGASKSSGISTALELIDIWKRELYERFEDKQFEPTDDYKNIEQYFEHKHPSWFNSVNPYSSLFEKKFDLPSQRRKFVEQQVGNKLPSIGYAYLVSLVEKGFFNTIFTTNFDDLLNESFYQLSSTRPIVCAHDSSVHSISITSKRPKILKLHGDYLFENIKSTLRETESLEQNIKDKLIEFCKEFGLIILGYSGSDRSIMDVLEYLVKTDNYVKNGVYWCFRKEDEINQSVMNLLWKDKVYPIIIDGFDEFFASLYNELTGEYGKLFNSDKESQRDKIISKIMDNFSRSDNEIIKRELEELYKSRDKVDISNFLNIKSSDKSKEKISLKNFRNILEVSEKAKVDPNEAYLLCERYFNDLSTKDDQERYIKRLIDLALMSDQKSQAMHWANELINLDEFSDEHYLIKLSLINDLNEKNKFLSNSIKKLNKSYSLLNKQSDLYFSMMRNDSSLDYFSDIDKNINLSLKLNPSLYNKAFLQKHKLLTERLNKEDNEKDKNKYEEEIDKLIKDMKSSNKNNINYIIIRSLEAERISKESNAIETIKDIISTRDKKERSSKERINEIISSLLEKILSFEDSNGYGEAHKDFYDSIKEDNLEEYTSRTLIHKSLYDFFYRKDIDLARKYLRFAMKKEDIDDELELILDASSIIDINFLKEIESYIEDIKYGLKQKYYFSLKDKISSIKGDFDSALSFIEQERKYDGDFREYLISKTYYLLKLGKYQDVIDVFNKNKGEFKSNNFDIFKINYLIAKGKLDGKINEDEINKINSRTKDEHLKVATSILLQNKKEQGYSNLKKLINKNPKEYYVVKNWVFIDESKILSFNPAPQ; this is encoded by the coding sequence ATGAAAGCCAAGGAACTTCTATTAGCTGGAGGTCAACTAAGCCGTAAAACTAGAACAGTTAAAGATTTAACTCGTTTTATTTCTACAAGAGAGAATAAAGATACATCTAATTATTCTCTTTTTCTTGGTGCGGGAGCTTCAAAGAGCTCTGGAATAAGCACTGCATTAGAATTAATTGATATATGGAAAAGAGAATTATATGAGCGTTTTGAAGATAAGCAATTTGAGCCAACCGATGATTATAAAAACATTGAACAGTATTTCGAGCATAAACATCCTAGTTGGTTTAACTCTGTTAACCCTTATTCATCATTATTTGAAAAAAAATTTGATTTACCGTCTCAACGTAGGAAGTTTGTAGAGCAACAAGTAGGTAATAAATTACCTTCTATAGGTTATGCATATTTAGTTTCTCTTGTTGAGAAAGGTTTCTTTAATACTATTTTTACTACAAATTTTGATGATCTATTAAATGAATCTTTTTATCAGTTATCTAGCACTAGACCAATAGTATGTGCACATGATTCTTCTGTTCATTCTATTTCAATTACTTCAAAAAGGCCTAAAATACTAAAATTACATGGCGATTATTTGTTTGAAAATATTAAAAGCACATTAAGAGAAACAGAATCTTTAGAACAAAATATAAAAGATAAACTAATTGAATTTTGTAAAGAATTTGGCTTAATAATATTAGGGTATTCAGGAAGTGATAGATCTATTATGGATGTGTTAGAATATCTTGTGAAAACAGATAACTATGTAAAAAATGGGGTGTATTGGTGTTTTAGAAAAGAGGATGAGATTAATCAAAGCGTAATGAATCTTTTGTGGAAAGATAAGGTTTATCCAATAATTATAGATGGATTTGATGAATTTTTTGCATCGCTATATAATGAGCTCACTGGTGAGTATGGAAAATTATTTAATTCTGATAAAGAATCTCAACGAGATAAAATAATATCTAAAATTATGGATAATTTTTCAAGATCAGATAATGAGATTATAAAAAGAGAACTAGAAGAACTATATAAAAGTAGAGATAAAGTAGATATATCTAATTTCTTAAATATTAAAAGCAGTGATAAATCTAAGGAAAAAATAAGTCTAAAGAATTTTAGAAATATATTAGAAGTATCGGAGAAAGCAAAAGTCGACCCTAATGAAGCTTATTTATTATGTGAGAGATATTTTAATGATTTAAGTACTAAAGATGATCAGGAAAGATATATAAAAAGACTAATTGATCTTGCATTAATGTCAGATCAAAAGAGTCAGGCTATGCATTGGGCTAATGAATTAATTAATTTAGATGAGTTTTCTGATGAACACTATTTAATAAAACTAAGTTTAATTAATGACTTAAACGAAAAAAATAAATTTCTTAGTAATTCTATAAAAAAATTAAACAAGTCATATTCCTTATTAAATAAACAGAGTGATTTATATTTTTCAATGATGAGAAACGATTCATCTTTAGATTACTTTTCCGATATAGATAAAAATATTAACTTAAGTTTAAAGTTGAATCCTTCTCTTTATAACAAGGCATTTTTACAAAAACATAAATTACTTACAGAGAGGTTAAATAAAGAGGATAATGAAAAAGATAAGAATAAATATGAAGAAGAAATTGATAAATTAATTAAAGATATGAAATCATCAAATAAGAATAATATAAATTATATTATAATTAGATCTCTAGAGGCAGAGAGGATATCCAAGGAAAGTAACGCCATTGAAACTATTAAGGATATTATTTCAACAAGAGATAAAAAAGAAAGATCTTCGAAAGAGAGAATTAATGAAATTATCTCAAGTTTACTTGAGAAAATACTATCATTTGAAGATTCTAACGGATACGGGGAGGCTCATAAAGATTTTTATGACTCTATTAAAGAAGATAACTTAGAAGAGTATACATCAAGAACCTTAATTCATAAATCTTTGTATGATTTCTTTTATCGGAAAGATATTGATTTAGCTCGTAAGTATTTAAGATTTGCGATGAAAAAAGAAGATATAGATGATGAATTAGAATTAATTTTAGATGCATCATCAATCATTGATATTAACTTCTTAAAAGAAATAGAGTCCTATATAGAAGATATTAAATATGGATTAAAACAAAAATATTATTTTAGTTTAAAAGATAAGATTTCTTCTATTAAAGGTGATTTTGATAGCGCTTTATCATTTATTGAACAGGAAAGAAAGTATGATGGAGATTTTAGAGAATATTTAATATCAAAAACATACTATTTATTAAAGCTAGGTAAATATCAAGATGTTATAGATGTTTTTAATAAAAATAAAGGAGAATTCAAATCAAATAATTTTGATATTTTTAAAATAAATTACCTTATTGCAAAAGGAAAATTAGATGGAAAAATTAATGAAGATGAAATTAACAAAATTAACTCAAGAACAAAAGATGAGCATTTAAAAGTGGCAACTTCTATTTTGCTCCAAAACAAAAAAGAACAAGGTTATTCTAATTTGAAAAAACTAATTAATAAGAATCCGAAAGAATATTATGTTGTGAAGAATTGGGTGTTCATTGATGAGAGCAAAATATTAAGTTTCAATCCCGCTCCACAATAG